A genomic window from Punica granatum isolate Tunisia-2019 chromosome 2, ASM765513v2, whole genome shotgun sequence includes:
- the LOC116194442 gene encoding 60S acidic ribosomal protein P2A-like, with translation MKVVAAYLLAVLGGNTTPSADDLKGILGSVGAEADDDRIELLLSEVKGKDITELIAAGREKLASVPCGGGGGAVAVAAAAGGSPAAASGAAEPKKEEKVEEKEESDDDMGFSLFD, from the exons ATGAAGGTGGTAGCTGCTTATCTGTTGGCCGTTTTGGGAGGGAACACCACTCCTTCGGCTGATGATCTGAAGGGCATCCTCGGCTCTG TTGGGGCTGAGGCTGATGATGACAGGATCGAACTACTTCTATCTGAAGTGAAGGGTAAAGATATCACGGAACTCATTGCTGCTGGGAGGGAGAAACTCGCCTCAGTGCCTTGTGGTGGCGGTGGTGGTGCAGTTGCTGTTGCAGCAGCTGCAGGTGGGTCCCCAGCTGCTGCATCTGGTGCAGCTGAAccgaagaaggaagagaaagtTGAGGAGAAAGAAGAATCAGACGAT GATATGGGTTTCAGCTTGTTCGATTAA